A stretch of the Oceanibaculum nanhaiense genome encodes the following:
- the narH gene encoding nitrate reductase subunit beta translates to MKIRAQIAMVLNLDKCIGCHTCSVTCKNVWTSREGMEYAWFNNVETKPGIGYPKQWENQKVWNGGWRRKANGKIEPKIGPKWRILAKIFANPDLPEIDDYYEPFTFDYEHLQTAGESKAMPTARPRSLISGERMEKIEWGPNWEEILGGEFSKRSKDVNFEGIQKEIYGQFENTFMMYLPRLCEHCLNPTCAAACPSGAIYKREEDGIVLIDQDKCRGWRMCVSGCPYKKVYYNWSTGKSEKCIFCFPRIEAGQPTVCSETCVGRIRYLGVLLYDADGIEAAASVPDEKDLYQAQLDLFLDPNDPKVIEQARADGVPESWLEAARRSPIWKMAMEWKVAFPLHPEYRTLPMVWYVPPLSPIQSAAAAGQMGVDGAMPDVRSLRIPLKYLANLLTAGDEAPVALGLERMLAMRAYMRAKTVDGMLDERLAEKVGLTGADIEDMYQIMAIANYEDRFVIPTAHRETSEDAHQLRGGCGFSFGNGCSDGQSAPSLFGAPQKARVKTPMEVR, encoded by the coding sequence ATGAAAATCCGCGCTCAGATAGCCATGGTGCTGAACCTCGATAAATGCATCGGGTGTCACACCTGCTCGGTCACCTGCAAGAACGTCTGGACCAGCCGCGAGGGCATGGAATACGCCTGGTTCAACAATGTCGAGACCAAGCCCGGCATCGGCTACCCCAAGCAATGGGAGAACCAGAAGGTCTGGAACGGCGGCTGGCGGCGCAAGGCCAACGGCAAGATCGAGCCGAAGATCGGGCCGAAATGGCGCATCCTGGCGAAGATTTTCGCCAATCCCGACCTGCCGGAAATCGACGATTACTACGAACCCTTCACCTTCGATTACGAGCATCTGCAGACCGCCGGCGAATCCAAGGCGATGCCGACGGCGAGGCCGCGCTCGCTGATCTCCGGCGAGCGGATGGAGAAGATCGAATGGGGGCCGAACTGGGAGGAAATCCTGGGCGGCGAATTCTCCAAGCGCTCGAAGGATGTGAATTTCGAGGGCATCCAGAAGGAGATTTACGGCCAGTTCGAAAACACCTTCATGATGTACCTGCCGCGCCTGTGCGAGCATTGCCTGAACCCGACCTGTGCTGCGGCCTGCCCGTCGGGGGCGATCTACAAGCGCGAGGAGGACGGCATCGTCCTGATCGACCAGGACAAGTGCCGCGGCTGGCGGATGTGCGTCTCCGGCTGCCCCTACAAGAAGGTCTATTACAACTGGTCCACGGGCAAATCGGAGAAGTGCATCTTCTGCTTCCCGCGCATTGAGGCCGGCCAGCCCACCGTCTGCTCGGAAACCTGCGTCGGGCGTATCCGCTATCTCGGCGTGTTGCTGTATGACGCCGACGGTATCGAAGCGGCGGCCAGCGTGCCAGACGAGAAGGACCTCTATCAGGCCCAGCTCGATCTGTTTCTCGACCCGAACGATCCGAAGGTGATCGAACAGGCGCGTGCCGATGGCGTGCCGGAAAGCTGGCTGGAGGCGGCGCGGCGCTCGCCGATCTGGAAGATGGCGATGGAATGGAAGGTCGCCTTCCCGCTGCATCCGGAATACCGCACCCTGCCGATGGTCTGGTATGTGCCGCCGCTATCGCCGATCCAGTCGGCTGCAGCGGCCGGGCAGATGGGCGTGGATGGTGCCATGCCGGATGTGCGCTCGTTGCGCATCCCGCTGAAATATCTGGCAAATCTGCTGACCGCCGGTGACGAGGCGCCAGTCGCGCTCGGCCTTGAGCGCATGCTGGCGATGCGCGCCTACATGCGGGCCAAAACGGTGGACGGCATGCTCGACGAGCGGCTGGCCGAGAAGGTTGGTCTGACCGGTGCCGATATCGAGGATATGTACCAGATCATGGCAATCGCCAATTACGAGGATCGGTTCGTCATCCCGACCGCCCATCGCGAGACCAGCGAGGATGCCCACCAGCTGCGTGGCGGCTGCGGCTTCTCCTTCGGCAATGGCTGCTCCGACGGCCAGTCCGCCCCCAGCCTGTTCGGCGCGCCGCAGAAGGCGAGGGTGAAAACCCCGATGGAGGTGCGGTGA
- a CDS encoding nitrate reductase subunit alpha, which translates to MSHFLDRLTFFKKNVDSFSDGHGIRTAEDRSWEDGYRKRWQHDKIVRSTHGVNCTGSCSWKIYVKGGIVTWETQQTDYPRTRPDLPNHEPRGCSRGASYSWYLYSGNRVKYPLVRGRLLKLWREARMIRTPVAAWASIVEDPDKRKSYTAIRGHGGFVRAKWEEVNEIIAAANAYTAKTYGPDRVIGFSPIPAMSMISYAAGSRYLSLLGGVCMSFYDWYCDLPPASPQTWGEQTDVPESADWYNAGFIIVWGSNVPQTRTPDAHFYTEVRYKGTKSAVVSPDYAEATKFADIWLNAKQGTDAALALAMGHVILREYHIDRQVPYFQDYVRKYSDMPMLVKLVEKDGQLIADRLLRAADFEDGLGETGNPDWKTVAIDEITGEVVSPVGAVGYRWGEQQGKWNLEEKDGKGRDTRLLLSLSGEGSEIASVAFPYFGGRASEYFVKTEHGEVLPRNLPVRRLTLKDGEAQVATVFDLLCANYGVDRGFGGDHVASSYDDDVPGTPAWAENITGVKRDAIITVAREFATNAEKTTGRSMIIIGAAMNHWYHMDMNYRGAINMLVFCGCIGQSGGGWSHYVGQEKLRPQTGWQPLAFGLDWVRPPRQQNSTSFWYAHSDQWRYETLSVGEILSPTAPEGDWSGSMIDYNVRAERMGWLPSAPQLKVNPLTIAAKAAKAGMEPKDYIAKGLKDGELELSCHDPDDPQNWPRNLFVWRSNLLGSSGKGHEYFLKHLLGTQHGVQGKDLGQEGRAKPQEVVWHEDGPEGKLDLLVTLDFRMSTTCVYSDIVLPTATWYEKNDLNTSDMHPFIHPLSAAVDPVWESRSDWDIYRGIAKSFSEVAPEVLGVEKDVVLTPILHDTPGEMAQPYDVKDWKRGEVEPIPGKTMPQVTVVERDYPNLYKQFTALGPLMTKIGNGGKGIAWNTEHEVDLLRALNGAVLEDGVSQGMPRIESDIDAAEVILMLAPETNGEVAVKAWGALSKATGRDHTHLALPKEDEKIRFRDVQAQPRKIISSPTWSGLESEKVCYNAGYTNVHELIPWRTLTGRQQLYQDHLWMRAFGEALVVWKPPVDLKTIVPVKGKRSNGNTEIVLNFITPHQKWGIHSTYTDNLLMLTLNRGGPVIWLSETDAKVAGIEDNDWVELFNLNGALTARAVVSQRVNPGMVLMYHAQEKIVNTPGSEITGQRGGIHNSVTRTVLKPTHMIGGYAQQSYGFNYYGTVGCNRDEFVVVRKMDRVDWLEQPLDAGEMAPFPAHTNAKEAAE; encoded by the coding sequence ATGAGCCATTTCCTCGATCGCCTGACCTTCTTCAAGAAGAACGTCGATAGTTTCTCCGACGGACACGGCATTCGCACCGCCGAGGACCGCAGCTGGGAGGACGGCTACCGCAAGCGCTGGCAGCACGACAAGATCGTGCGCTCCACGCATGGCGTGAACTGCACCGGGTCGTGTTCCTGGAAGATCTATGTGAAGGGCGGGATCGTCACCTGGGAAACCCAGCAGACCGATTATCCGCGCACCCGGCCGGACCTGCCGAACCACGAGCCGCGGGGCTGTTCGCGCGGCGCCAGCTATTCCTGGTACCTGTATTCCGGCAACCGGGTGAAATACCCGCTGGTGCGTGGCCGGTTGCTGAAGCTGTGGCGTGAGGCGCGGATGATCCGCACCCCGGTCGCCGCCTGGGCCTCCATCGTCGAGGATCCGGACAAGCGCAAATCCTACACCGCGATCCGGGGCCATGGCGGTTTCGTGCGGGCGAAGTGGGAGGAGGTGAACGAGATCATCGCCGCCGCCAATGCCTACACCGCCAAGACCTACGGCCCCGACCGGGTGATCGGCTTCTCGCCGATCCCGGCCATGTCGATGATCTCCTACGCGGCGGGGTCGCGCTATCTGTCGCTGCTGGGCGGCGTGTGCATGTCGTTCTACGACTGGTATTGCGACCTGCCGCCGGCCAGCCCGCAGACCTGGGGCGAGCAGACCGACGTGCCGGAATCGGCCGACTGGTACAATGCCGGCTTCATCATCGTCTGGGGCTCCAATGTGCCGCAGACCCGCACGCCCGACGCGCATTTCTATACCGAGGTGCGTTACAAGGGCACGAAGAGCGCTGTCGTCTCGCCCGACTATGCCGAGGCGACCAAGTTTGCCGATATCTGGCTGAACGCCAAGCAGGGCACCGACGCGGCGCTGGCGCTGGCGATGGGCCACGTCATCTTGCGCGAATATCACATCGACCGGCAGGTGCCGTATTTCCAGGACTATGTCCGCAAATACAGCGACATGCCGATGCTGGTGAAGCTGGTCGAGAAGGACGGCCAACTGATCGCCGACCGGTTGCTGCGCGCCGCCGATTTCGAGGACGGGCTCGGCGAGACCGGCAATCCGGACTGGAAGACCGTCGCCATCGACGAGATCACCGGGGAGGTCGTCTCGCCGGTCGGCGCCGTCGGCTATCGCTGGGGCGAGCAGCAGGGCAAGTGGAACCTGGAGGAGAAGGACGGCAAGGGCCGCGACACGCGGCTGCTGCTCAGCCTCTCCGGCGAGGGCAGCGAGATCGCCTCGGTCGCCTTCCCTTATTTTGGCGGCCGCGCGAGCGAGTATTTCGTGAAGACCGAGCATGGCGAGGTGCTGCCCCGCAACCTGCCGGTGCGCCGCCTGACGCTGAAGGATGGCGAGGCGCAGGTTGCCACCGTGTTCGATCTGCTGTGCGCCAATTACGGCGTCGATCGCGGTTTCGGCGGCGACCATGTCGCGTCCAGCTATGACGACGATGTGCCGGGCACGCCGGCCTGGGCGGAGAACATCACCGGCGTGAAGCGCGACGCCATCATCACTGTCGCGCGCGAATTCGCCACCAATGCGGAGAAGACCACCGGCCGGTCCATGATCATCATCGGCGCCGCGATGAACCACTGGTACCACATGGACATGAACTACCGGGGCGCCATCAACATGCTGGTGTTCTGCGGCTGTATCGGCCAGTCGGGCGGCGGCTGGTCGCATTATGTCGGGCAGGAGAAGCTGCGCCCGCAGACCGGCTGGCAACCGCTGGCCTTCGGGCTGGACTGGGTCCGGCCGCCGCGTCAGCAGAACTCGACCTCGTTCTGGTACGCGCACAGCGACCAGTGGCGCTACGAGACCCTGTCGGTCGGGGAGATCCTGTCGCCGACCGCGCCCGAGGGCGACTGGTCGGGCAGCATGATCGACTACAATGTCCGGGCCGAACGGATGGGCTGGCTGCCCTCCGCGCCACAGCTCAAGGTCAACCCGCTGACCATCGCGGCCAAGGCCGCGAAGGCGGGGATGGAGCCGAAGGACTACATCGCCAAGGGGCTGAAGGACGGCGAGCTGGAACTGTCCTGCCACGATCCCGACGATCCGCAGAACTGGCCGCGCAACCTGTTCGTGTGGCGTTCCAACCTGCTGGGCTCCTCCGGCAAGGGCCACGAATATTTCCTGAAGCACCTGCTGGGCACGCAGCACGGCGTGCAGGGCAAGGATCTGGGCCAGGAAGGGCGCGCCAAGCCGCAGGAGGTCGTCTGGCACGAGGACGGGCCGGAAGGCAAGCTGGACCTGCTGGTGACGCTGGATTTTCGCATGTCCACGACTTGCGTCTATTCCGACATCGTGCTGCCGACAGCCACCTGGTACGAGAAGAACGACCTCAACACCTCCGACATGCATCCCTTCATCCACCCGCTGTCGGCGGCGGTCGATCCGGTGTGGGAATCGCGCTCCGACTGGGACATCTATCGCGGCATCGCCAAGAGTTTCTCCGAAGTGGCGCCCGAAGTGCTGGGCGTTGAGAAGGATGTTGTGCTGACGCCGATCCTGCACGACACGCCGGGCGAAATGGCCCAGCCCTATGACGTGAAGGACTGGAAGCGCGGCGAGGTCGAGCCGATCCCCGGCAAGACGATGCCGCAGGTAACCGTGGTCGAACGCGACTATCCCAACCTCTACAAGCAGTTCACCGCGCTCGGCCCGCTGATGACCAAGATCGGCAATGGCGGCAAGGGCATCGCCTGGAACACCGAGCATGAGGTGGATTTGCTGCGGGCACTGAACGGCGCCGTCCTGGAGGACGGGGTCAGCCAGGGCATGCCCCGGATCGAGAGCGACATCGACGCCGCCGAGGTGATCCTGATGCTGGCGCCCGAGACCAATGGCGAGGTCGCGGTGAAGGCCTGGGGGGCGCTGTCCAAGGCGACGGGGCGCGACCACACCCATCTGGCCTTGCCGAAGGAGGACGAGAAGATCCGCTTCCGCGACGTGCAGGCGCAGCCGCGCAAGATCATCTCCTCGCCGACCTGGTCGGGGCTGGAGAGCGAGAAGGTCTGCTACAACGCTGGCTACACCAACGTGCATGAGCTGATCCCCTGGCGCACGCTGACCGGCCGCCAGCAGCTCTATCAGGATCATCTCTGGATGCGGGCTTTCGGCGAGGCGCTGGTGGTCTGGAAGCCGCCGGTGGATCTGAAGACCATCGTGCCGGTGAAGGGCAAGCGCAGCAACGGCAACACCGAGATCGTGCTGAACTTCATCACGCCGCACCAGAAATGGGGCATCCACTCGACCTATACCGACAATCTGCTGATGCTGACGCTGAATCGCGGCGGGCCGGTGATCTGGCTCAGCGAGACCGACGCGAAAGTGGCCGGTATCGAGGACAATGACTGGGTCGAGCTGTTCAACCTTAACGGCGCGCTGACCGCCCGGGCCGTGGTGTCGCAGCGGGTCAATCCCGGCATGGTGCTGATGTACCACGCGCAGGAGAAGATCGTGAACACGCCGGGCTCGGAGATCACCGGCCAGCGTGGCGGCATCCATAATTCGGTCACCCGCACGGTGCTGAAGCCGACCCACATGATCGGCGGCTACGCCCAGCAATCCTATGGCTTCAACTATTACGGGACGGTCGGCTGCAACCGCGACGAGTTCGTCGTGGTGCGCAAGATGGACCGGGTCGACTGGCTGGAACAGCCGCTCGACGCTGGCGAGATGGCTCCGTTTCCGGCCCACACCAACGCCAAGGAGGCGGCAGAATGA